In Bermanella sp. WJH001, the genomic stretch TATTTTTAAGCATAGACAGGTTTAAGTTTATTACATCCAGCCAAGGCTATCATGCAGGGGATGCCATCATTCATCATCTTGGAAAACGGCTATTGGATATAAGCCAACAACTCAGCTGCCAAGTAAAGAGTTATCGTCTTGAGGGTTCAACTTTTTGTTTAATCGTACAGCACCCAAATTCAAAAGAAGTAACACATGTTGCAAAAGCCATTCAAGGAGCCATGGACGAAGCGTTGTTTGTTAACCAACATAGTTATTTTTTGAATCTCAGCATGGGTTATTGTCATTACCCACAAGATGGCAATACTGCACAAGGTTTGATTAGTAATGGCCATGCCGCTTTAAACCATGCGCGAATCATTGGCAACAATGTAGAAGCTTACAATACCCAATTACACGCAGCCGAACAAAGTTGGCTACCTATTGAGCGTGGCATACGTGAAGCGTTAGAAAAACAGCAATTTGTCATGTTTTATCAAGCCAAGGTTGATGCCAATACCGGCACAATTACTGGAGCTGAAGCGCTGATACGTTGGTTTGATGAAAATAACGCAATGGTCAGTCCTGCTACGTTTATTCCTGTGGCCGAACAAACCGGTTTAATTATTCAAATTGGCCACTGGATTATTGAGCAATGTTTAAATCAAACAAAGAAATTTCATCATGATGGCCATAACATACAAATTGCCATTAATATTTCAGCCCGCCAGTTTCAATACCGCCATTTTCTAGAGCAGTTACAAGCACTACTTAATAAAACGGGAGTGAATCCGCAACATGTGGAACTAGAAATAACAGAAAGCTTAATTATGGAGAATATTGATCAAAGTATAGAGATCATGAAAAAACTTAAAAAAATGGGATTTTCTTTAGCCATAGATGACTTTGGGACCGGTTATTCATCATTAAGTTATCTTAAGCGCTTTCCTATTGATTCATTAAAAATTGATCAAACCTTTGTGCGTAACTTAGAACATGATGAGGATGATAAAAACATCGTGGCTGCCATTATCGATTTAGCCCAGCATTTAAATTTAAAAACCATCGCAGAAGGGGTTGAAACGAAAGAGCAATGGCAACTACTAAAAAACATGAAGTGCGATTACATTCAGGGTTACTACTTTAGTAAACCCAATCATGCTGATAAATTATTCTCATAAAAAAAGCGCAACCAATGGGCTGCGCTTTTTTTTGCACGCTAATTATTTAAATTAATTAACAGTAGAATCTGTTGCAACGGACTGCGCCGCAGACTGATCTTGTGTTTGGGTTGCAACTGGCGTCGCTTCAACACGGTGCCAAACTTGTGAACGCCCTGCAAATGCAAAACCGACATAACCACGCACATCCAGTTTTTGACCGCCGTCGGTCACCTCAATTTTAGAGCTGTAAACACTGCCGCTTTTAGGATCTAAAATTTTCCCATCATCCCAAACGCCATCATCTTCTTTTAAACCCCAAATGAATTGCATACCTAGAATCGGCTGATCTTTCATTTCGCCTTCACATTCTGTGCATTTTGGGTTTTCTTCTTCTGGTTCAATCAGCTCAATGATTTTACCATTTAGCTCACCGTTATCGATCCAGATCTGAACGATACTTTTTGGTTTGCCGGTTTCATCATCAATGGTTTTCCAAGTGCCTTCTGGTGACATATTGTCTGCCATAGTTGGCTGAGACATTAAACCAAACGCAAGGGCAGAAAGAGCAAGAAATCGTTTCATTATTATTATCCTATGTTGTGAGCCAATATGGGCTTGGCTACTTTATCATACAGAAGCCAATGACCAAGCCCAATTTTGGCAAAACTATCTGTTTTATCGAGCAGCCATGCGTATGGCACCATCTAAACGAATCACTTCGCCATTGAGGTAATCGTTCTCGGCCATGTGCACCACAAGATTGCCAAACTCTTTAGGGTCACCTAAACGTTTCGGGTATTCCACACTATTACCCAGTGCTTCGATCACTTTTTCACCAAGGCTTTCTGCCAAGGGCGTGCGAAACAAGCCTGGGGCAATGGTATTGCAGCGAATACCATAACGGGCCAATTCCCTTGCTATGGGCAATGCCATACCCGCAACACCCGCTTTACTTGCAGCATAAGCTGGCTGACCAATTTGACCATCAAACGCCGCAACCGAAGCCACATTGATAATCACACCACGACCATTATCATCATTAATTGTCTCGCCTTTCGCCATCTGCGCCGCCGCTTTACTCAATACGTTAAAGGTGCCAAATAAATTTACATCAACAATTTTTTTAAAGTTATCCAGCGGCAGCGGATTGCCTTCACGATCAATTACTTTTTCTGGCGGGCCAATACCTGCACTGTTTAAAACAATGTGCAGCGCTTTATAAGTGCTGATACACGCTTGAATACCGGCTTCTACCGAGGCTTCGTCCGTCACATTCACTTGTGCAAACATGGCGTTTTCACTGCCCAGCATTTTCACCGCTTTTTCGGCCAAAGCTTGGTTCATATCAAAAATGCAGACCTTTGCGCCCTTAGCCACCAATGCCTCACAAGCTGCAAAACCAAGGCCAGATGCGCCACCTGTCACAATGGCCACTTTATTTAAAAGATCCATATTCGACTCCTTTTTTATTATTTTAACGTCTCAGCATACTGTTACGCCGTAAAAAGTAAAATGTGATAATGGCTCAAATACAGTGTGATTAAACAGCTTATACTTAAAAAACTAGCCACACTTCGACTGCTCGTACCTCGCGCTCAGTGCGAACGCTATAAGCGACCTTAACGTTGTAGTAAAACAATCAAACGGAACACCTATCAATAAGTGATCTAGTTATGCAATCCACTTCTCATTCAAAACAAGACCGCTCGAGCTAAACCCAAGGAACAAACTGTCGAAGTATGGCAAAGATAAAATACCTAGTGATGTAATTCATTTCTAAATCAAACCAAACCGTTCGCACTGAGCGCGAGGCACGAACGTCAGTCGAAGTATGGCAAAGATAAAGTACCTAGTGATGTAATTCATTTCTAAATTAAACTAAACCGTTCGCACTGAGCGCGAGGTACGAGCAGTCGAAGTGTGGCTATTTATAAAAGATGTGAAAAGAAAAAAGCCGCCAGCAATTTGCTTGGCGGCTTAGCTTAAAAAGCTACTGCGTTAAAACAAATAAATAAATTACACAGCCAACTGCTCAGTCAAGGGCAACAGCGTAACCGGTACGCCGTTAACAGCGGCATTGCCAGAAAGTGCATCAATCAAGTGGTCATCGGTTAAATCATTCACACTCACACCGGAATTGGCATCAGCAATGGTTTGACCTGTACCTTTGCGGTTATGACCCCAGCCATGGGGAATACTCACCACCCCTGACATAATTTCATCACTGATTTCAGCCGCAATCTCAACTTGGCCTACCCGTGATGTCACCTGCACCATTTGCCCTTCAACAATATTCAACGCTTGCGCATGTTCAGGGTGAATCAGCATTGTGCAACGAGATTTGCCTTTCACTAATCGTTGACTGTTATGCATCCATGAATTATTACTGCGCACATGACGACGGCCAATTAGCAATGCATCGCTAGCAGACATAGAATGTAAAGACTCATCCAATTTATGTTTTAAACGAGCAAGGTCTGCAAAATAAAAATCCAAATTCAAATGAATGGTTTTATCTTTATGGCGCAATGCTTCAGGTAAACGCGCTTGCAGCGGGCCAAGGTCAATTCCGTGAGGTCGTTTTTTTAATTTACCTAATGTTAATCCTTTATAAGGCCCACGTTTTAACATGGCATTTAATAAAAAGTTCGGCCCCATTAAACCCGTGATACCGCGCATCAGCTTTTGCATAAACGGTAATTTAGGTTGTAAGCGTTTGGCTAACTCTAAATAAATTTGCCAATCATGGCGGGCATATTTAGGGGTTTTAAACATGGCTTGAGAAAACTTGGCGGTATTGTGAACGGCCAAGTTATGGAAGGTTACATCGTAATGGTCACGCTCAATGGGTGAGACCGGCGGTAAAATAATATTGGCATGGCGCGTGGTTTCATTAAGGTAATAATCCACACACACCATAAAATCCAAAGACTCAAGGGCTGTATCTAATTGCTGGCCATTAGGGGTACTTAATACAGGGTTGCCCGCCACGGTAAACATGGCTTTGATTTGCCCTTCGCCTTCGGTCAAAATTTCTTCGGATAAACACGCCACCGGAAACTCACCATTAAAATCAGGCAAACCCCGCACACGGCTTTGACGCTTATTCACATAACCTGGGCCACTATTGGCCACCACATCGGCCGCTGGGGTTGGGAACATCATGCCCCCTTCTTCATCTAGCGAGCCCGTTAAAATATTAAATAGCATAATGAGGTATTGGCTTAACAAACCAAACTCTTGCACGCTCACACCCATGCGCCCATACAACACAGCGTTATCGGCTTGGCAGAATTCTTCAACCATTTTTGCAATTTGGTTGGCTGCAATCCCTGTATGTTGCTGCGCGTATTCTAAAGTGAATTCTTTTACATAATGTTCGATTTGTTCATAACCACTTGTTAATGATAACGCCTTAGAGGGTTTGACTAATTTTTGTGTGAATAAATGATTCACCATGGCGAGTAATAAAACCACATCCGATGCGGGTTTTATAAAATGATGTTCGCTAGCAAGGTCTGCGGTTTCGGTTTTACGGGGATCTATCACCACTACTTTGCCGCCGCGTTTTTTAATGTCTTTGATTTTTTGGCGAACGTTGGCAACCGTCATAATGCTGCCATTAGAAGCAAGTGGGTTTGCACCCATGATAACCATATGGTTTGTGCGATTGATATCAGGCACAGGAATGCGCAATTGATGCCCAAATAAGTGATAGGCAACAATGTGATGGGGTAATTGATCAATAGAAGTTGCACTAAAACGCGTGCGTGTTTTTAACGCCCCAAGGATATGGCGAATCGATAACATGCTGCCTAAGTTGTGCACATTAGGGTTGCCTAGGTAAACACCTAACGCATTTTTACCGTGTTGTTTTTGCACCTTAGCAATACCTGCGGCGGCTTTATCAAACGCGTCTTGCCACGATATTTTTTGCCAGCCGTTTTCGGTGCGCTCCATTGGCGAGGTTAAACGATCTGGGTCTTCATACAGATCTTGCAGGGCCACCGCCTTTGGACAAATATGCCCTTGGCTAAATGGGTCGTGCTCATCCCCTTTAATAGAAAGAATGTTTGTCCCTTGATGCTCAACCTTTAAACCACACATGGCTTCGCATAAGTTACAGGTACGATAATGGGTGTTTGTTTTTATTGTCATAGCTGTCCCCTGTTTGGCTTTACAGTACACAGCTTTGAGTAGATTGAAAACTAGCCCACCACTATGGAACGATAAATTTCAAACACATCAACAAAAATTGTTCATATGGACACGGATGACTAATAGTTTCACATTAATTTTGCTAATTAATAGATGGCCAACCTGATAACAAACTCGGTGATGATTCTGAACACGGCTGATCAAACAGAGCCCTTTACGATCTCAGTCATACTTTTAATTAGCATAATAATTATGGATTCCCGCCTGCGCGGGAAAGACGTGAAGACGCAAATGCGTATAGACGCAAATACGTGCAGACACAAAGACGTGAAGGCAACTATGGCCCTAATAATTTTAATACATCTTGGCGATTAGCATTGCCTTGTGCCACCACACTAATGGCTACTTGTTGCTGAATATCTGCTTTTGCTTTTTCAGAACTGGCCTGAGCAAAATCCGTATCGCGAATACGGCTTGAGGCTTCTTGATTGTTTTGATTTTTAAGCGCAACAAATTCAGCCGATGACGATAATCGATTAGAGACTGCACCTAACTCACTGCGCCGCTCATTCACACTTTGCAAAGCTTTATCGATGGCATCTAAATCAAGCGCATTACCAACACCAACGCCTTCATTAGATAACGTACTGGCCACATCAGAGCCTTTTAAAGAGATTTGCTCACCTTCGTTGGCGCCCACTTGAAAAGCGGAGTCTTTATTCTCAAACACGTTTTGGCCATTAAATTGAGTTTGTTCAAACTGGCTATTAATGGATTCAAGGCGCTGATCAATCTCTGACTGAATGGCCGCTTTATCATCGTCATTTAAAATGCCATTTTGCTGCTGCACGGTAAGTTCGCGCACGCGCTGTAAGTCATCATTAATGCTGCCTAATGCCCCATCTTCCACTTGAATACGAGACACGCCATCCATGGTATTGCGGATAGCAGCCGTCATGGAGCGGCTTTGAGTATCCATTCTATTCGTAATGGCTAATCCAGCCGCGTCATCTTTGGCACTATTAATACGCTTGCCACTGCCAAGACGCTCAAGTTGAGTCTGTTGGGTTTGAGTAGCTTGGTCTAAGCTTCTAACAGAAGGTGATTGTGAGATTTGCATTGGGCCTCCAACATTTGGAACAAAAACCAGCAAAACAACACCTCATAGTAAAAGAAGACCCAAGGCTTGGTGAAAGACCGGTTTGTCACTAGAAAACCAGCAGATAGCATTTTTCTGGCTAAAACAGGCCACAGAAAGAAAAACTGCGCAATTTGATCACTGAATTGAGCGACAGGGTCATTTACCTTGTAAATAATGCACCCTATATTCCCTCACATAATAAACAGAGGACAACTTGATGAGTCAGTACCCCCATTTGCTTGAGCCATTAGATCTTGGCTTCACCACCCTTAAAAACCGCGTCATCATGGGTTCGATGCACACAGGTCTTGAAGATCGCCCTTGGCACTTTAAGCAACTGGCCGAATACTTCGCTGAACGTGCCCGTGGTGGTGTTGCGTTAATGGTTACCGGTGGTTTTTCACCAAACCGTCGTGGCGAATTAGTGGCACTGGGTTCTCGTTTAAACAACGCTCTACAAGTACCGATGCACAAAAAAGTAACCAAAGCGGTTCACGATGCCGGCGGTAAAATTTGTTTACAGATTCTTCACGCAGGCCGTTACGGTTATAGCCCGTACAGCGTGGCACCCTCTGCCATTAAATCGCCGATTACGCCGTTTAAACCAAAAGCATTAACCACTAAAGGCGTTTACAAAACCATTCGCCAATACGGTAAATCGGCCAAACTTGCGCAAAAAGCCGGTTATGACGGTGTTGAAATCATGGGTTCTGAAGGTTACTTCATCACTCAGTTTTTAAACAAACGCACCAATCAACGCGATGACGAATTTGGTGGCTCTTATGAAAACCGCATGCGTTTAGCATTAGAAATCGTACGCGAGACTCGCAAACAAGTGGGCACCGATTTCATCATCATGTTCCGTCTATCTATGATCGACCTTGTAGAAGGCGGCTCGAGCATGGAAGAAGTGATTCAGCTAGCGCAAGAATTAGAAAAAGCCGGTGTAACCATCATCAACAGTGGTATCGGCTGGCACGAAGCCCGCGTACCAACCATCGTAACCTCTGTACCCCGTGCTGCATTTATTGACCCAACGTCAAAAGTAAAAGCCGCGGTGAACATTCCAGTTGTGGCTTCTAACCGCATTAACATGCCTGATACCGCAGAAGAAATCTTAGCCAGCGGTAAAGCGGACATGGTATCCATGGCGCGCCCGTTCTTAGCGGACAGCGAATGGGTAAACAAAGCCGCTGAAGGACGTAGTGACGAAATCAACACATGTATTGCCTGTAACCAAGCGTGTTTGGATCACACCTTCCAAAACCAGCGCTCTAGCTGCTTGGTTAACCCACGTGCTTGTCACGAAACCGAATTGTTATACACCCCAACTCACGCCCCTAAAAAGATTGCCGTTGTGGGTTCAGGCCCTGCCGGTTTAGCCGCCGCTACGGTTGCTGCAAAACGTGGCCACAAGGTTACGATTTTTGAAGGCCGTGACACCATTGGTGGCCAGTTCTTATTTGCCAGCAAAATCCCGGGCAAAGAAGAGTTTGTTGAAACCATTCGTTACTTCACCAAAATGATCGAAGTGCATAACATCGACCTTAAATTAAACACCTGGGTATCCGCTGACGACCTTAAAGACGCAGGCTTCGATGAAATCATCGTCTCCACCGGTGTGGAGCCACGTGTGCCTAACATGCCAGGCATCGACCACGAAAAAGTAGTGACCTATCAAGAACTACTGGGCAAAGGTCTAGAACTTGGTGGCAAAGTGGCCGTAATGGGCGCAGGCGGTATTGGTTTTGACGTAAGTGAATACTTAACTCACCAAGGCCCATCTTTAACCCTAAACAAAGAATTATGGTTTAAAGAATGGGGCGTAGAAATCAACAACACCAACGCCGGTGGCCTACAGCCAATGGACATCGAACCGTCGCCACGTAAGGTTTACATGCTACAACGTAAAACCACGTCACTTGGTCGCGGCTTAAACAAAACCTCTGGTTGGGTTCACCGCGCCGCTGTGAAAATGAAAGGCGTTGAAATGATCGCTGGCGTTGGCTATGACAAGATTGACGACGAAGGTCTACACATCACCATCAGCAACAAAGAAGGTGACGTGATTGAGCAACGCGTACTAGACGTAGATCACGTAGTACTGTGTGCGGGCCAAGTGAGCGTGAACCAATTGTTCAAAGACTTGCAAGGCAACAACGAACACAACTATGGCCTACACCTTGTAGGTGGTGCTGAGTTCGCAGGTGAGCTTGATGCTAAACGTGCAATCAAACTGGCGTCTGAATTAGCCGCTAGCTTGTAAGTTGTTTTTACGTGATATGTTGAGCGTTAGAGGTAAGACGTGAAATGTAAAACGTAAAATGTAAAAAATGCAGCCAATGGCTGCATTTTTTTTGCTTGCTTATAATTAATCGTCATCTTGCATGGGCATTAAGTACTCACCACTGTGAAGACTTGCCAAACGCTGGTCAATTTGGCTTTGCTCTGAGCTGGATAACACCACTGCATCCGCTTCAGGGCAAAATAAGTATTGCTCGGTTTTAACATCAAATTGTATTTTACCCAAAATGCGGCCGTCATCGGTTATGCAATTAAGAGCTTGTTGGATGGGCCAGAACATCACCATCTGGGATTCCTTTTTTTTATTGCCTAAAGTTACGCTTGTCGATTAGTTGAATCGGTAGGTTAAACCAAAACCACATGCCATGGCAGACCCTGCTTTCCACGCAGAACTATCGCCATACATAGACAAACCCAATAAACCACAACCCAAAATAGCAGGAATGACACTATTTTTTGTTTTGCTCTCATCCACAACAACGGGCATAACTGTTTGCTCGCGCTTTTTACGGCGCTCTTTAATCATTCTTGTTTCTCTTGCTTCAGCTAAAACAATAGCGCCATGATGAGCGCTCGACTGATAGCTGGTTTGATGAAATGGCTCCAAGGATGACTTATAGGATAAATCTAACTCCATGGCTAACGTAGTCATGGGTAATAGAAGCAATACTAAAAATCTATAAAACATTAAAATTCCTTATTTTGGTGTATCCGTATTGGTGAATGCCTTTAAAGGCTAATTAATCAGCTTTATTCAGTCTATCGAAAATAGCTTGGTAATAACGACCTTCATCGTTATGGCTGAATTTTACTTCATCTACCACCCATTCAGGAAGCTTCTTACCGGATTGAAGATAACTAAACAGCAGATGGAATTTTGCTTCATCATTGGAAGGGTCTATTGCAAGCAGTTTCTGTGAAGATTCAACTGCTTTTTGATATTCGTTATTAAACAAATGTTTCTTTACATCTTGTTTGATGCTTGTCCACTCTTTGACAATAGCAGGCTCTTCATGGGCCAAAGCCAATGTGGGCAGTATCGCTAAGATAATAATAGTTAGTGTTTTCATGGTTTAGTCATTCACCCCTACCATCAGAAGCAAAACATGCCTCCCTCTGGCTAGCTTTGTATATTTAAACTTCTGTTGAGTCTATTGTTGTTTTATCACTTTTTAAATCTCTAATTATCTTGAAGTATTCATTGCTTTCAACCAATGAAAATATATTAAAAAGTGTTTCTTCATTTCCTATCCAAAGGTCTTCAGATGAACTCTCTAATTTGGGCCCATATTCAAGCGGAATTCTACAAGAAAGGAATATATGCTCCATATGAGAATACTCACCATTTTCTTGCAGTGCTACTTGAATAGTGAAATAGCACTCCCAGAAATCATCTGGATTAAAGACTTCAAACATAATCCCGAAATCTTCAACATCATTCTGCTCATTTAAATCTAGGCTAATTACTATTTCTTTTATATCTTCCCAATACTCGCCAATAGTTTTGGATTCCGCTATCTCACTTCCATGAAGTAACTTTTCTTTAATTTTTTTATGCATAATTTTATCCATACGAAGCTAAAGTTCATATTAAATAGAAAATTGTTTTTAGCACGTAGCTCCTGAATTTGTCTTGCCAATTCAATGGCGAATTGATTTGTTATGAGTTGCGTAATTCACTTTCAATATCATGTACCAGATTAAGTGCAATCCTGTAGCAAAGTAGGATGGGTTAGCGCGAAGCGTAACCCATCAACAAGGTGAAGCTAGACATCATGGGTTACGATTTTCACTTCGTTCAAATCTAACCCATCCTACAAGTTTATCGGGCGCAGGGCACCCTCCTACAACAGTAAATTATTTCAAAGTCGGCAGTTAACCAAACACGAAGCGATAAAAAAATGCACCCTTAATTCACTACAACATCTTAAATCTAATTACATATGGCGTGCATGGACGCCTAAGAACGATGACAAGAAACCTGCCGAGGATAGTTAGCCGCGCCCTTCGACCAGCTCAGGATGAATAGATGGGTTGGGGCCATTTCTTTATAAAAGACCCCTAAAAGAAAAACCGTTCTGGCCTTGCTTGACCGGTTAACAAGGATTTAGATCACTCTTAATAACCCAAAAACGCACATGCGAAAACCGATACCCAATCTATTCTTTTTATTCATCTAAAGGTCGCGTGCAAGCACCCTCCTACCATTTTAAATACTTGCATCGCCACCGCCAGAGATCACACATAGCAAGAATTGCTTTTCGAGAAAACCTATCTTATATTAGAAAAACCTAATCAAAGGAGCGCCCCCATGAAACTATTACTTGCCATCGTATTAAGCATCCTTACCAGCTTAAGTTTTGCACAGCCTTTGTTGCTGGATGTTCGCAGCCAAGGAGAGTATGACTCAGGCCATGCCCATGGTGCCTTGCTGATCCCCCATGACACCATTAATGAGCAGGCACCTAAGTTACTCAAGGATAAAAACCAAGAAATTAAAGTGTACTGTCGCAGCGGTAATCGTGCTGGTAAAGCGGTCAGTAGCTTGAAGGCCATGGGTTACACCAATGTTGAGAACATTGGCTCGTTAAAAAATGCTCATGCTTTAACCGTTGAATAACGGTTATGTAAAGACAAAAAAATGCCCACATTAAGTGGGCATTTTTATTAATCGTCTAAATCATCATCACTGCTATCGAAATCGTCATCGTCACCGGCCACGTAGCTGGTGAATAAGTTAAAGGTTTTACCTTTGCGAATCAGTGCTTCGCGATAGGTTACCCATGCTTTTTCGATATCGGTTTCTGCTGGGATTTCACCACGACATACGGCGATGAAGCGCTGCTGCTCTTCATTCAGTGGCTCTTGCTTGTTTTGCTCTAGGGCATACAAGGTTGCGCCGCATAGTTCAAGGGTCTCAGCTTGCACTCGAGTAAAGTCCCCAGACTGTTTAAAGCCATAAGGGAAGTTCGTATCGTCGAAGTAGCGTTTTGTCGCTTTAAATGAACCGTATTGTTCCATATGCTCCTGACCTGACAATTTTAGTTGACGGGATTATGTCTATGCTCTAAAAAGCGGTAAAACAAAATGATTTTACCTTCACCATAAAAATTTTTAGAGGCTAAATTGGATACAGATCTTCTTAAAACATTTATCGAGGTGTGCAATACCCGTCACTTCGGTAAAGCCGCAGAAAACCTATATGTCACCCAAGCGGCTGTCAGCTCTCGTATTCGCCAACTTGAATCTCGTTTAGGTGTAGAACTCTTTAGCCGTTTACGCAATAACTTAAAGCTAACTGCTGCCGGTGAGCGTTTATTACCCCATGCAGAGGCGGTTCTCACCACTTGGCAGCGTGCATTTCAAGAAGTTGCCATTCACCACCAGCAGTCCATTCAGCTTGCTTTAGGTGGCAGCCCTAATGTTTGGG encodes the following:
- a CDS encoding molybdopterin oxidoreductase family protein, translated to MTIKTNTHYRTCNLCEAMCGLKVEHQGTNILSIKGDEHDPFSQGHICPKAVALQDLYEDPDRLTSPMERTENGWQKISWQDAFDKAAAGIAKVQKQHGKNALGVYLGNPNVHNLGSMLSIRHILGALKTRTRFSATSIDQLPHHIVAYHLFGHQLRIPVPDINRTNHMVIMGANPLASNGSIMTVANVRQKIKDIKKRGGKVVVIDPRKTETADLASEHHFIKPASDVVLLLAMVNHLFTQKLVKPSKALSLTSGYEQIEHYVKEFTLEYAQQHTGIAANQIAKMVEEFCQADNAVLYGRMGVSVQEFGLLSQYLIMLFNILTGSLDEEGGMMFPTPAADVVANSGPGYVNKRQSRVRGLPDFNGEFPVACLSEEILTEGEGQIKAMFTVAGNPVLSTPNGQQLDTALESLDFMVCVDYYLNETTRHANIILPPVSPIERDHYDVTFHNLAVHNTAKFSQAMFKTPKYARHDWQIYLELAKRLQPKLPFMQKLMRGITGLMGPNFLLNAMLKRGPYKGLTLGKLKKRPHGIDLGPLQARLPEALRHKDKTIHLNLDFYFADLARLKHKLDESLHSMSASDALLIGRRHVRSNNSWMHNSQRLVKGKSRCTMLIHPEHAQALNIVEGQMVQVTSRVGQVEIAAEISDEIMSGVVSIPHGWGHNRKGTGQTIADANSGVSVNDLTDDHLIDALSGNAAVNGVPVTLLPLTEQLAV
- a CDS encoding SDR family NAD(P)-dependent oxidoreductase, translated to MDLLNKVAIVTGGASGLGFAACEALVAKGAKVCIFDMNQALAEKAVKMLGSENAMFAQVNVTDEASVEAGIQACISTYKALHIVLNSAGIGPPEKVIDREGNPLPLDNFKKIVDVNLFGTFNVLSKAAAQMAKGETINDDNGRGVIINVASVAAFDGQIGQPAYAASKAGVAGMALPIARELARYGIRCNTIAPGLFRTPLAESLGEKVIEALGNSVEYPKRLGDPKEFGNLVVHMAENDYLNGEVIRLDGAIRMAAR
- a CDS encoding DUF413 domain-containing protein, which codes for MEQYGSFKATKRYFDDTNFPYGFKQSGDFTRVQAETLELCGATLYALEQNKQEPLNEEQQRFIAVCRGEIPAETDIEKAWVTYREALIRKGKTFNLFTSYVAGDDDDFDSSDDDLDD
- a CDS encoding flagellin; this translates as MQISQSPSVRSLDQATQTQQTQLERLGSGKRINSAKDDAAGLAITNRMDTQSRSMTAAIRNTMDGVSRIQVEDGALGSINDDLQRVRELTVQQQNGILNDDDKAAIQSEIDQRLESINSQFEQTQFNGQNVFENKDSAFQVGANEGEQISLKGSDVASTLSNEGVGVGNALDLDAIDKALQSVNERRSELGAVSNRLSSSAEFVALKNQNNQEASSRIRDTDFAQASSEKAKADIQQQVAISVVAQGNANRQDVLKLLGP
- a CDS encoding NADPH-dependent 2,4-dienoyl-CoA reductase; the protein is MSQYPHLLEPLDLGFTTLKNRVIMGSMHTGLEDRPWHFKQLAEYFAERARGGVALMVTGGFSPNRRGELVALGSRLNNALQVPMHKKVTKAVHDAGGKICLQILHAGRYGYSPYSVAPSAIKSPITPFKPKALTTKGVYKTIRQYGKSAKLAQKAGYDGVEIMGSEGYFITQFLNKRTNQRDDEFGGSYENRMRLALEIVRETRKQVGTDFIIMFRLSMIDLVEGGSSMEEVIQLAQELEKAGVTIINSGIGWHEARVPTIVTSVPRAAFIDPTSKVKAAVNIPVVASNRINMPDTAEEILASGKADMVSMARPFLADSEWVNKAAEGRSDEINTCIACNQACLDHTFQNQRSSCLVNPRACHETELLYTPTHAPKKIAVVGSGPAGLAAATVAAKRGHKVTIFEGRDTIGGQFLFASKIPGKEEFVETIRYFTKMIEVHNIDLKLNTWVSADDLKDAGFDEIIVSTGVEPRVPNMPGIDHEKVVTYQELLGKGLELGGKVAVMGAGGIGFDVSEYLTHQGPSLTLNKELWFKEWGVEINNTNAGGLQPMDIEPSPRKVYMLQRKTTSLGRGLNKTSGWVHRAAVKMKGVEMIAGVGYDKIDDEGLHITISNKEGDVIEQRVLDVDHVVLCAGQVSVNQLFKDLQGNNEHNYGLHLVGGAEFAGELDAKRAIKLASELAASL
- a CDS encoding rhodanese-like domain-containing protein, which translates into the protein MKLLLAIVLSILTSLSFAQPLLLDVRSQGEYDSGHAHGALLIPHDTINEQAPKLLKDKNQEIKVYCRSGNRAGKAVSSLKAMGYTNVENIGSLKNAHALTVE
- a CDS encoding bifunctional diguanylate cyclase/phosphodiesterase; this encodes MSLTKRVWISFALVITVGVMLSLVIRENGEQASISSRNLVSVAIPKLNLIKELRASITEHERLLYEYYASTTRDQLWPKIEETEKGLAKQLMAINESFSGHVMSLPKLYADIKALQGRLDLNLSSSSTNWDKARDDLALLTQAGQAAETILVELTQEVEQQAKQQAQDTQQKIQDIVDLVILYTLIIIGVALILGYFTQIIIRKTAKRKALAKFPERNPNPVMNLNWHGDILFSNPACQYLLNIIHPDSCDLTQLLPFNFKDNLKTWQADHRNIVNFEAKISQRHLKFSISLLRDLESCHLYIEDVTEQKEAQAQLEYQAFHDIHTGLANRRKFESDLTNYIQEKKACSILFLSIDRFKFITSSQGYHAGDAIIHHLGKRLLDISQQLSCQVKSYRLEGSTFCLIVQHPNSKEVTHVAKAIQGAMDEALFVNQHSYFLNLSMGYCHYPQDGNTAQGLISNGHAALNHARIIGNNVEAYNTQLHAAEQSWLPIERGIREALEKQQFVMFYQAKVDANTGTITGAEALIRWFDENNAMVSPATFIPVAEQTGLIIQIGHWIIEQCLNQTKKFHHDGHNIQIAINISARQFQYRHFLEQLQALLNKTGVNPQHVELEITESLIMENIDQSIEIMKKLKKMGFSLAIDDFGTGYSSLSYLKRFPIDSLKIDQTFVRNLEHDEDDKNIVAAIIDLAQHLNLKTIAEGVETKEQWQLLKNMKCDYIQGYYFSKPNHADKLFS
- a CDS encoding DUF2147 domain-containing protein, whose product is MKRFLALSALAFGLMSQPTMADNMSPEGTWKTIDDETGKPKSIVQIWIDNGELNGKIIELIEPEEENPKCTECEGEMKDQPILGMQFIWGLKEDDGVWDDGKILDPKSGSVYSSKIEVTDGGQKLDVRGYVGFAFAGRSQVWHRVEATPVATQTQDQSAAQSVATDSTVN